In the Mytilus galloprovincialis chromosome 10, xbMytGall1.hap1.1, whole genome shotgun sequence genome, one interval contains:
- the LOC143047901 gene encoding uncharacterized protein LOC143047901 isoform X3, whose product MYVALLVLIGIHKVSCQSFCKSSAENTGFKVATFCQNSVASGSSAIIDGYAAHGTDTDKTCPCSATVSIPNNGTSNLAFIAFFSLHPQYIGCGSSIDVRVNNSGQSTRIRCTIAGSISVNNGDNVLIDLKKESSPEDTRYCMKLQFSDPTATLTVKCNGENVPVPPTQSASTATTTTVLTQPSITSSNRTAALSTSTLSSTILQKITNSFTSSNPIISSTTEVAFSSDAPTSKTNPSIITTTQVLVTSSTTMANVEENISTPATTDIYDDMTSTDMPSKLPETSTTDYSTSSSMDEQPPTTMKMMSTDGDVTSQTDQLSTKLTTMADTTVIEVTTPTLIKQTTKTESTPTSKTTQSSTSTQSPASTSTISTASTTTSIKTTSQLHETESTTKHGISAKANKPSTEELNKDETTVAAQLTSPAERSTNDEQSTQKSQPTPQQTTNKPGVTGSSKDDDFPIEVVAPVASVGGLIIILVIICIVVGLRRNKTGKHKFSVA is encoded by the exons atgtatgttgcattgttggTTTTGATTGGAATTCATAAAG TTTCTTGTCAATCATTTTGCAAATCTTCAGCTGAGAACACTGGATTTAAAG TTGCAACATTTTGTCAGAATAGTGTAGCCTCAGGAAGTTCCGCTATCATTGACGGTTATGCAGCCCACGGAACAGACACAGATAAGACGTGTCCATGTAGTGCCACTGTATCCATACCTAATAATGGTACATCTAATCTTGCCTTTATTGCTTTCTTTAGTCTACATCCACAGTACATTGGGTGTGGGAGCTCAATAGATGTTAGAGTGAACAACTCAGGTCAGAGTACGAGAATTAGATGTACCATTGCTGGTAGTATATCAGTCAACAACGGAGATAATGTTCTCATCGATTTGAAGAAAGAATCGTCACCTGAAGATACACGATATTGTATGAAGCTTCAGTTTTCAG ATCCGACAGCAACTCTTACAGTGAAATGTAATGGAGAAAATGTCCCTGTTCCACCGACTCAATCAGCATCAACAGCAACAACAACAACTGTTTTAACACAGCCATCTATCACATCCTCAAATCGGACAGCAGCACTTTCAACATCGACTTTATCGTccacaattttacaaaaaataactaATAGCTTTACATCATCGAATCCAATCATTTCATCCACAACAGAAGTGGCCTTCTCTTCAGATGCCCCAACATCTAAAACGAATCCATCGATCATTACAACAACACAAGTTTTGGTAACCTCATCGACAACTATGGCCAACGTAGAAGAAAATATAAGCACACCAGCAACGACAGATATATACGATGATATGACATCAACAGATATGCCTTCTAAGCTACCAGAAACCAGTACAACAGATTATTCAACATCGTCTTCAATGGATGAACAACCTCCGACAACAATGAAGATGATGTCAACTGATGGTGATGTCACCTCACAAACTGATCAAttatcaacaaaattaacaacaaTGGCTGATACTACCGTCATTGAAGTCACAACCCCAACATTGATAAAACAAACAACTAAAACAGAATCAACTCCAACATCTAAGACTACTCAATCTTCAACTTCAACTCAATCTCCGGCTTCAACATCAACAATTTCAACAGCATCAACTACAACATCAATTAAAACTACTAGTCAgttacatgaaactgaaagtacAACTAAACATGGGATTTCTGCAAAAGCTAATAAACCATCAACTGAAGAATTAAACAAAGATGAAACTACAGTTGCCGCCCAACTAACCTCTCCAGCAGAACGAAGCACCAACGATGAACAATCAACCCAGAAATCACAACCAACACCACAACAAACAACTAACAAGCCTGGGGTTACTGGTAGCTCTAAAGATGATGACTTTCCAA TTGAAGTCGTAGCTCCTGTCGCAAGCGTTGGTGGGTTGATCATTATTCTAGTGATTATTTGTATAGTTGTCGGATTAAG